GAAACCAAAGTGGTGGAAGGCAACCGCACCCGCAACCAGGCCTTTGAAGGCGTGGTCATCGCCCTGAACGGTGCCGGCAGCCGCAAGAGCTTCACCGTGCGCAAGATCAGCTTCGGTGAAGGTGTGGAGCGCGTGTTCCCCTTCTCCAGCCCCCTGCTGGCCAAGGTCACCGTGCTGGAGCGCGGCAAGGTCCGCCGCGCCAAGCTGTACTACCTGCGCGATCTGCGTGGCAAGGCCGCCCGCATCAAGAACGACCGCAGCCGC
This is a stretch of genomic DNA from Deinococcus betulae. It encodes these proteins:
- the rplS gene encoding 50S ribosomal protein L19, with the translated sequence MQSSIKVNRGAILRAVEQPHIKTDHPEFRPGDTVRVETKVVEGNRTRNQAFEGVVIALNGAGSRKSFTVRKISFGEGVERVFPFSSPLLAKVTVLERGKVRRAKLYYLRDLRGKAARIKNDRSRVMKDAARVQKAKQDAAQAEAAPVTDAE